In the Bos taurus isolate L1 Dominette 01449 registration number 42190680 breed Hereford chromosome 21, ARS-UCD2.0, whole genome shotgun sequence genome, one interval contains:
- the LOC112443175 gene encoding tumor necrosis factor alpha-induced protein 2 isoform X2 has translation MRSEARACHKARIPREVAPDMEEEEAGKKKKSKGLATVFSVFTKRRKKKGKPSLAETEGESESSLQPPAQLPTVEELKADLERGRLEAARPLLALELELQEAAAAGRASEEELVRRQSKVEALYALLRDQVLGQLRRPLEAEPERLRQALAVLAEQERQDHAAAAAAAGPPGCPGLATTRPRGWLQLWRDGVAQAAAERLSRRPAADAEGRTEAERTFLHMGRTMKEDLEAVVERLKPLFPADIRVVATYAESYHAEFASQLAALTQFELCPRDTYMLLLWVQNLYPNDILNSPKLAPELQGVRLGTLLPPTQIRLLEATFLSNEVASVRELTARALELESNRWTNDEAPQRLDGHCHSELAIDIIQIISQGRAKAESITLDLGAQIKPLLLEELARFLRSYQRAFDGFLERCRQLRNYRANVIANINNCLPFRTSLEQQWQTPPDLRSSLLRPLNELKSHGFDTLLQSLFGDLKPLFKRFTQTRWAAPQQTLEEIVSAVAERMPEFSELQDCFREELLEAVHLHLVKEYIARLCKRRLVLQTAEQQQQLAGHVQANAQLIQQFCTQNGSPATWLHDALPRLAEIIRLQDPSAIKIEVASYATSYPDFSKGHLSAILTIKGNLSSSDAKSIRSILDINTGAHEPSKALFSLIKAWLRSWPLSRWNWNSCVLMTPPVEQEPSGEALWMRVELARPEGGVRRVCGSGTQLRDHCLSARSCHTCLRTALLRLGLQSPHLLTGARASPLLPAVVQDHVEPASASE, from the exons ATGAGGAGCGAAGCAAGGGCCTGCCATAAAGCCAG gatcCCCAGGGAGGTGGCCCCGGACATGGAGGAAGAAGAGGCCGGCAAGAAGAAGAAGTCGAAAGGCCTGGCCACAGTGTTCAGCGTCTTCACCAAACGCAGGAAGAAGAAGGGTAAGCCCAGCTTAGCAGAGACTGAGGGCGAGTCTGAATCCAGTCTGCAGCCGCCTGCCCAGCTGCCCACAG TGGAGGAGCTCAAGGCCGACCTGGAGCGCGGGCGGCTGGAGGCGGCGCGGCCTCTGCTGGCGCTGGAGCTGGAGCTGCAGGAGGCCGCGGCGGCGGGTCGCGCGAGCGAGGAGGAGCTGGTGCGGCGCCAGAGCAAGGTGGAGGCGCTGTACGCGTTGCTGCGCGACCAGGTGCTAGGGCAGCTGCGCCGGCCGCTGGAAGCGGAGCCCGAGCGGCTGCGCCAGGCGCTGGCCGTGCTGGCCGAGCAGGAGCGCCAGGACcacgcggcggcggcggcggcggcggggccccCGGGGTGCCCGGGGCTGGCGACCACGCGGCCCCGGGGCTGGCTGCAGCTGTGGCGGGACGGCGTGGCGCAGGCAGCCGCGGAGCGCCTGAGCCGGCGGCCGGCCGCGGACGCCGAGGGCCGCACGGAGGCCGAGCGCACCTTCCTGCACATGGGCCGCACCATGAAGGAGGACCTGGAGGCCGTGGTGGAGCGCCTCAAGCCGCTCTTCCCCGCAGACATCCGCGTGGTGGCCACCTACGCCGAGAGCTACCACGCGGAATTCGCGTCCCAGCTGGCAGCCCTGACGCAGTTTGAGCTGTGCCCGCGAGACACCTACATGCTGCTGTTATGGGTGCAGAACCTCTATCCCAA CGACATCCTCAACAGCCCCAAGCTGGCGCCCGAGCTGCAGGGAGTCAGACTGGggaccctcctgcccccaacccagaTCCGGCTGCTAGAGGCCACGTTCCTCTCCAACGAGGTG gcCAGCGTGAGGGAGCTGACGGCCCGAGCTCTGGAGCTGGAGTCAAACCGCTGGACCAACGATGAGGCCCCGCAGAGGCTGGACGGTCACTGCCACAGTGAGCTGGCCATCGACATCATCCAG ATCATCTCCCAGGGCCGGGCCAAGGCCGAGAGCATCACCTTGGACCTGGGCGCGCAGATAAAGCCCTTGCTGTTGGAAGAGCTGGCCAGGTTCCTCAGGAG CTACCAGCGCGCCTTTGATGGATTTCTGGAGCGATGCAGACAGCTGCGCAATTACAGGGCCAATGTCATCGCTAACATCAACAACTGCCTGCCTTTCCG GACGTCCCTGGAGCAGCAGTGGCAGACACCGCCAGACCTCCGGAGCTCCCTGCTGAGGCCCCTGAATGAGCTCAAGAGCCATGGCTTTGATACCCTGCTCCAGAGCCTGTTTGGGGACCTGAAG CCGCTGTTCAAGAGGTTCACTCAGACCCGCTGGGCTGCCCCCCAGCAGACCCTGGAGGAAATTGTCTCCGCCGTGGCCGAGAGGATGCCTGAGTTCTCAGAGCTGCAGGACTGCTTCCGGGAG GAGCTCCTGGAGGCGGTCCACCTGCACCTGGTGAAGGAGTACATCGCCCGCCTCTGCAAGCGGCGCCTGGTCCTCCAGACGgcggagcagcagcagcagctggcggGGCACGTCCAGGCCAACGCCCAGCTCATCCAGCAGTTCTGCACACAGAAT GGCTCCCCAGCCACCTGGCTGCACGACGCCCTCCCCAGGCTCGCAGAGATCATTCGCCTGCAAGACCCCAGTGCCATCAAGATTGAGGTGGCCAGCTACGCCACCTCGTACCCTGACTTCAG CAAGGGCCACCTGAGTGCCATCCTGACCATCAAGGGGAACCTGTCCAGCAGTGACGCCAAGAGCATCCGGAGCATTCTGGACATCAACACAGGGGCACACGAGCCCTCCAAGGCCCTATTTTCACTTATAAAG GCCTGGCTGAGGAGTTGGCCCCTGAGCCGCTGGAACTGGAACAGCTGCGTCCTGATGACCCCTCCTGTGGAGCAGGAGCCCTCGGGGGAAGCTCTGTGGATGAGAGTGGAGCTTGCACGCCCTGAAGGAGGGGTGAGGAGGGTGTGTGGCTCGGGGACCCAGCTCCGGGATCACTGCCTGTCCGCGAGGTCCTGCCACACCTGCCTGAGGACTGCCCTGCTCAGGCTGGGTCTCCAGTCTCCCCATCTCCTGACCGGGGCCCGAGCCTCACCCCTTCTGCCTGCTGTGGTGCAGGATCACGTCGAGCCGGCCTCAGCCTCTGAGTAG
- the LOC112443175 gene encoding tumor necrosis factor alpha-induced protein 2 isoform X1: MSPNLGRRQGVVQRVSCVSCCVTSDSPVPPWAACPSDLGKGLRGHCGFCRPEPPKVIIGVWPCLPRGPSGSSPVSAHRIPLGPQGTRVKKRTQQNGGWSWGWIPASAQPLALCDCSGPRFSLCAVGQQPSSAPSPRIPREVAPDMEEEEAGKKKKSKGLATVFSVFTKRRKKKGKPSLAETEGESESSLQPPAQLPTVEELKADLERGRLEAARPLLALELELQEAAAAGRASEEELVRRQSKVEALYALLRDQVLGQLRRPLEAEPERLRQALAVLAEQERQDHAAAAAAAGPPGCPGLATTRPRGWLQLWRDGVAQAAAERLSRRPAADAEGRTEAERTFLHMGRTMKEDLEAVVERLKPLFPADIRVVATYAESYHAEFASQLAALTQFELCPRDTYMLLLWVQNLYPNDILNSPKLAPELQGVRLGTLLPPTQIRLLEATFLSNEVASVRELTARALELESNRWTNDEAPQRLDGHCHSELAIDIIQIISQGRAKAESITLDLGAQIKPLLLEELARFLRSYQRAFDGFLERCRQLRNYRANVIANINNCLPFRTSLEQQWQTPPDLRSSLLRPLNELKSHGFDTLLQSLFGDLKPLFKRFTQTRWAAPQQTLEEIVSAVAERMPEFSELQDCFREELLEAVHLHLVKEYIARLCKRRLVLQTAEQQQQLAGHVQANAQLIQQFCTQNGSPATWLHDALPRLAEIIRLQDPSAIKIEVASYATSYPDFSKGHLSAILTIKGNLSSSDAKSIRSILDINTGAHEPSKALFSLIKAWLRSWPLSRWNWNSCVLMTPPVEQEPSGEALWMRVELARPEGGVRRVCGSGTQLRDHCLSARSCHTCLRTALLRLGLQSPHLLTGARASPLLPAVVQDHVEPASASE, translated from the exons ATGTCACCCAActtggggaggaggcagggtgtGGTGCAGCGAGTTTCCTGTGTGagctgctgtgtgacctcagacagTCCTGTGCCTCCTTGGGCCGCTTGTCCCTCCGACCTGGGAAAGGGCTTGAGGGGGCACTGTGGTTTCTGTAGACCTGAGCCCCCCAAGGTCATAATAGGGGTCTGGCCCTGCCTGCCTCGTGGTCCCAGCGGGAGCAGTCCTGTTTCTGCTCATCGCATTCCTCTGGGACCCCAAGGCACGCGAGTCAAGAAAAGAACCCAGCAGAACGGAGGATGGAGCTGGGGCTGGATTCCTGCCTCAGCCCAGCCTCTAGCGCTCTGTGACTGTTCTGGACCTCGGTTCTCGCTCTGTGCAGTGGGCCAGcagcccagctctgccccctcccccaggatcCCCAGGGAGGTGGCCCCGGACATGGAGGAAGAAGAGGCCGGCAAGAAGAAGAAGTCGAAAGGCCTGGCCACAGTGTTCAGCGTCTTCACCAAACGCAGGAAGAAGAAGGGTAAGCCCAGCTTAGCAGAGACTGAGGGCGAGTCTGAATCCAGTCTGCAGCCGCCTGCCCAGCTGCCCACAG TGGAGGAGCTCAAGGCCGACCTGGAGCGCGGGCGGCTGGAGGCGGCGCGGCCTCTGCTGGCGCTGGAGCTGGAGCTGCAGGAGGCCGCGGCGGCGGGTCGCGCGAGCGAGGAGGAGCTGGTGCGGCGCCAGAGCAAGGTGGAGGCGCTGTACGCGTTGCTGCGCGACCAGGTGCTAGGGCAGCTGCGCCGGCCGCTGGAAGCGGAGCCCGAGCGGCTGCGCCAGGCGCTGGCCGTGCTGGCCGAGCAGGAGCGCCAGGACcacgcggcggcggcggcggcggcggggccccCGGGGTGCCCGGGGCTGGCGACCACGCGGCCCCGGGGCTGGCTGCAGCTGTGGCGGGACGGCGTGGCGCAGGCAGCCGCGGAGCGCCTGAGCCGGCGGCCGGCCGCGGACGCCGAGGGCCGCACGGAGGCCGAGCGCACCTTCCTGCACATGGGCCGCACCATGAAGGAGGACCTGGAGGCCGTGGTGGAGCGCCTCAAGCCGCTCTTCCCCGCAGACATCCGCGTGGTGGCCACCTACGCCGAGAGCTACCACGCGGAATTCGCGTCCCAGCTGGCAGCCCTGACGCAGTTTGAGCTGTGCCCGCGAGACACCTACATGCTGCTGTTATGGGTGCAGAACCTCTATCCCAA CGACATCCTCAACAGCCCCAAGCTGGCGCCCGAGCTGCAGGGAGTCAGACTGGggaccctcctgcccccaacccagaTCCGGCTGCTAGAGGCCACGTTCCTCTCCAACGAGGTG gcCAGCGTGAGGGAGCTGACGGCCCGAGCTCTGGAGCTGGAGTCAAACCGCTGGACCAACGATGAGGCCCCGCAGAGGCTGGACGGTCACTGCCACAGTGAGCTGGCCATCGACATCATCCAG ATCATCTCCCAGGGCCGGGCCAAGGCCGAGAGCATCACCTTGGACCTGGGCGCGCAGATAAAGCCCTTGCTGTTGGAAGAGCTGGCCAGGTTCCTCAGGAG CTACCAGCGCGCCTTTGATGGATTTCTGGAGCGATGCAGACAGCTGCGCAATTACAGGGCCAATGTCATCGCTAACATCAACAACTGCCTGCCTTTCCG GACGTCCCTGGAGCAGCAGTGGCAGACACCGCCAGACCTCCGGAGCTCCCTGCTGAGGCCCCTGAATGAGCTCAAGAGCCATGGCTTTGATACCCTGCTCCAGAGCCTGTTTGGGGACCTGAAG CCGCTGTTCAAGAGGTTCACTCAGACCCGCTGGGCTGCCCCCCAGCAGACCCTGGAGGAAATTGTCTCCGCCGTGGCCGAGAGGATGCCTGAGTTCTCAGAGCTGCAGGACTGCTTCCGGGAG GAGCTCCTGGAGGCGGTCCACCTGCACCTGGTGAAGGAGTACATCGCCCGCCTCTGCAAGCGGCGCCTGGTCCTCCAGACGgcggagcagcagcagcagctggcggGGCACGTCCAGGCCAACGCCCAGCTCATCCAGCAGTTCTGCACACAGAAT GGCTCCCCAGCCACCTGGCTGCACGACGCCCTCCCCAGGCTCGCAGAGATCATTCGCCTGCAAGACCCCAGTGCCATCAAGATTGAGGTGGCCAGCTACGCCACCTCGTACCCTGACTTCAG CAAGGGCCACCTGAGTGCCATCCTGACCATCAAGGGGAACCTGTCCAGCAGTGACGCCAAGAGCATCCGGAGCATTCTGGACATCAACACAGGGGCACACGAGCCCTCCAAGGCCCTATTTTCACTTATAAAG GCCTGGCTGAGGAGTTGGCCCCTGAGCCGCTGGAACTGGAACAGCTGCGTCCTGATGACCCCTCCTGTGGAGCAGGAGCCCTCGGGGGAAGCTCTGTGGATGAGAGTGGAGCTTGCACGCCCTGAAGGAGGGGTGAGGAGGGTGTGTGGCTCGGGGACCCAGCTCCGGGATCACTGCCTGTCCGCGAGGTCCTGCCACACCTGCCTGAGGACTGCCCTGCTCAGGCTGGGTCTCCAGTCTCCCCATCTCCTGACCGGGGCCCGAGCCTCACCCCTTCTGCCTGCTGTGGTGCAGGATCACGTCGAGCCGGCCTCAGCCTCTGAGTAG